tgtaataataaaaactatttttactTCGCTTTTGTGAGATAATTCCTCAACAAATACTGCAAACATTTATACATGTCCCACTGGTATTGTTACAGATGGACTTGCGTTTACTATAGAGGCAACAGACCCAGAAAATGACCCGCTGACCTTTACACTCAGTGGGCCCGATGCTGGATACTTCCGGGTCAACGCAAACACTGGGGACACTTATGTCCGTAGGAGGCTGGATAGAGAGGTATGGTTCAGGGGATGTGGAGACCCTCCATTTGTCAACAGTTTTGTTGTGATTCTGTGtgcaattattttctcaatttcaaaatttgttgtttcttttttattctagGGCGGTGGTTTACTCAAACCCGACGTTGTTGTCTCTGACGGTGCCAATAGTGTAAGTGACACTTTTGTTAGTGGAAATCATCCATTTCATTTTAGTTTGTTCATTGTATTCACTGAGTACATCATGCAATGTCTTTCAGCGAGAAGCACAGCTAACTATAGCATTAAACGATGCCAACGACAACAAACCCATATTTACGCAGGCTTCATACGATGTTTCGTACCCAGAAGTAagtcaaatatatttaattaaataactCTCTAAATCTGCTTGTTTATCAGTTTTCATACTTCAGCAtgatatgttgtttgtttatataaTGTCAGTTAACCAGGTACTCAAAGCCTCTGCGAGAAGAAAACATCTGTCAATCCATTATCAAAATGAGCTTACACATTtcgttttttcccctctttttatCCCCATCCCATTCATCAGAATACTGCCGTCGGTACGAGTCTGTTTAAGGTGACGGCCACTGATGACGACACTTCAAATGCTGGCGTTGTTCATTACAGCATTGATGGCGTAAGCTTCCTTTGTAAATCATCTAATTGATTGATATTCTGATGTTCCATTAACTTCATTGAAACATAATTTACGCTGTCTTTTCCAGGTTACTCCAGAGGCTGGAGCCAGTCTGTTTAGCATCGTAGACAAAACTGGTGTTGTCAGCTTAGCTGGGCCTCTGGATTATAATGGACTGAGTGGTTTCTATCAACTGAAGATTAAGGCGACCGTAAGTATTTAGCTTCAAGAtgagtttttgtttcatatttttaccCTTAATGATACTAACAAGGCTCAAGGGAAAGTGATTCTAGTGGCAAAGCCTCCtttggatttcttgattatgcagGGCGGCGAAATAcgcatgattatacttcatgtccacaTTGCGGGGGTCAAATGTGcttggagccacaaaaggctttatgctacttttatcacaaatgcagtagtactccccaagacctgtaaacacactttaatgtgtaaaactggtggagttaccctttagtTATTTCCATATAGAGTTATTCAAGttatcacaatatatatatcGCAGAGAACCAAAATGTTGCAATGTTGTCGATAGTTTTCCTTTGATTTATAAATATCACTTTATAGTCTGTAATCATTATtgttgtaaaaaacaaaaacaaaaaaaaaacacaactgtgaaTTTCAATTTCCTTGTGTGTTCCCTAACAGGATGGTGGAGGCAAATGTCACTTTCCTGACATAGAATACTTTTCAAGCATTGTTTTCGCCTTCGTTACGGTTGAGGACGTCGCAGACCTCGACCCTCAGTTTCTCGGTGTTCCCTACGTAGCGAGTGTCGCAGAGAATTCTCCTGTGGTGAGTGCTGATGGTATTTATTCAGTCCAACATCAGAAAATTAACTGCATTGATTTTTAAAGAGTGAATGAAAAGGAAATTAAGGTTTTACTGCCATTATGTCATCCAGTGTATTCAGTTTTAATGTATATTGCTGTAAATCCTGGTGTGATAAGACACATATTGGCAGTAAGGCTGCTTTGAGTTGTGTGTAAATGAGGAGAATTGTAAACGCatcctcttttgttttctttgccaGGACCTGTCTGTGATTAAAGTGACCGCTATAGACCAGGACACAGGAGTCAATGATGCCATGGTCTACAGCATTGAAGGTGAGCCTCATCAACTTGGAACAATTACCTGTTTCCACTGAGTCAGTAAGTAATacatgtttctattttttcacattctttgaCAGCGTCCACAGCAGAGGGAAGCCAATTCAAAATCAGCAATGATGGCGTCATATCTGTGTCGTCGATGTTTGACAGAGAAGAAATCGGTGACACTGTTACCTTGACTGTAAAGGTACAGGTTGTTTACGTCTCTTTACTAATACATCAATTTCCTCCTCTAGAtatattttgactttgtctACCTTTTCCATCAtgacaattttgtttttcaattttcaacTTACCATGATttaaggaatagttcaacatcttggtttaaggtgcaatatgtaaggagTTTAGTTcaattcaaccaaaaatgaatattcagtcattatcactCAGCcgcatgctgatggaaagtcaggtgaagttttgtcaactgcaaaaacatttctggggcttcacaacaaaacagcgttgcagcattctcctaaatgaTAGAAGTAGATGTGGACTTGctttaacatgtaaaaacacaaccaaaaaatacaaaatggctccatatagcttgtcgctgtaatccaagtctccagaagctccaAGATCTCAAAtcgatttgaaaagacgttatttacaccctttcgtaagccaaaatctttactgtagctgctaagataaAAGCACACACTGAAgcgggtgcacaagcttgaccgtGCGTCAAGgatgtaaataaatgaagctTAGCCTTAGCCTGCAGGACACAGTAGTCATACGCCCCAGCTGTAGCCAGCTGACAGCCGCCAATCAGATCAgtcacacacaaccacagcGTTTCTTACCACAAGGCGGCCCGTTTAAGTACGGCTCCCTTTCATTCACATCCCTCTAACTCAAACGctgccacacactgctgcagctggcaAGCTTGCCACCACCACCCCAGCCTCCATCTTCTCTAGTTCAGAGTCCTATCAGGGCTCAAggtaaaaaaattcaaactgcATTTACTGTCTTGCTTAGAGCTCACTTTTGTATACCCTGGGGGGTCGGCAGGCGATGGTCGTGTGACCATGCCCTACCTCTGAACTGAATTTTAGGATAAAAAATGACCATTTTAGTCTTCTTGAGTATTTGGAACCTTAATAAGGTACGATTAATGTGGAGACAGTtaaattgttatattttgttcaaTTTCAGGCAACTGAGTCTCGAGCAAACATCCATGGGGTATTTGCCAGCGCCACAGCAAGTGTACAGATCAACATCATCGACGTCAATGACAGCCCCCCAGAGTTTTACAAGTGTGAAGGCCCAGAAAACGAGCCTGTCTGTAACATCGCGACTCAATTCACTGGAGTGGTCTTCGAGCACACAACAGGGTCTATTCCCATCAACATGATGGTCAAAGATCTGGAtaaggtgagagagaaaaaaaatcacaaaaaggaGGACATTCATCAACTAAGTGATGAGGTTTTCCTTTAATGCATGACCAGCTCTGAGTGACATTAATGATGGTTGGCTTTTCACAGACTCGCACAACTCAGCTAAGCCTGGACGGAGCTGACAAGGACTTGTTCTCTGTGGAACCAGCATCTACCACATCAGACAGCATCGTTCAGCTTCTGGTCAAGCAGCCCGATAAACTGGATTTCGAAAAAATACAGCAAGCGGTTGTACAAGtaagaaaagttaaaaacaggCCATGGGTGACATCCCTCATCTTTAGGTCGTGatatttgtaatttttaaaGCACCTTACCAGTCTGCAGTGTTTCTTACGCTTGTGTTGTGGTGCAGGTGATTGCCAAAGACCCAGGCATAGCCACCTTCGTGACCACTGCTACAGTTACTATTACCATCGAGGACACCAATGACAACAGCCCCACGTTCCAACAGGACACGTATAAGTTGACGGTGCCTGAGCACACTCCTGCTGGGACAACAATAGAGACCATTATTGTAAGTCCTGTGCTATCTGGAGTCTTACAGAGGTTGAGCTTACATGTAAGACACTCCTGAGGAACACACATTGCTTTATTTTCCAGGCAGAGGATCCGGACACAATGGATCAAGGCAAAATCACCTACAGACTTCTTCCAGACAGCATGTATGTCAACACTTGAACCAGTAATTCAGATTATGTGAATATAGCCACTGTCTGCATTCTGCTAACTGCGACGCCCCTACTGACCGatctgtatctgtgtttcaGACTTCTGTATTTCGACGTTGAGCCAACTACGGGTGCAATTTACGTGAAAAACGAAACTCTGTTGGATCGTGAAGTCAGATCTCTGTATTCAGCAACTCTGCAGGCCAGAGACACAAGCGGCAAGCCCGGCACCACAGTGCTCGAGATCACTTTGACTGACATCAACGACCAGCGTCCAGTATTCAACAGAGAGTCTTACCTGGGGTTTGTTGAAGAGCACGGCAACTTTGAACTTAAGATAGAGGTAACAATCAGAGAACAGTTCATATTTTCCATCTCAGAGGTGTTGATGATTAAGTTCACTGTATAGTTATGAACCTATAGGTTTTGCATCAACGAAAAGTATTTAATTGTGTGTCTTAactttttacaatttttttagAAGTTGCAAAAAGCAATTCGAAAGCCAAAACTGAATTTTCCTAATGTCAGGGATCGAGGAAGTGGACAATTCTGACCACATATTTGGGGTTTTCTTTTAGCCTGAGGTTTCTTGTTAATGTAGTTATGTAGTATGTAATTGTATAACATTGTCAAAGTCATgtgcagaaccagagatatcctctctctcctctctgcttcagcAAGACACGCACAAAGCAAAGTCCAGAAAGAACTGGTTTTCCCAGTTTGTTGTGAAAGACCCCATCCAACACCTTTGGGATAAACTGTAACACCGACTGTGAGCCAGGCATTACCACCCAACATTAGTGGTCGACCTCACTATTGCCACtcaaacaaactttaatttgaTGACTATAGTTTTGGACATCACATATGGGTGTCCACAGTTCTTTTTACAGGTGTTCACATGTGCTAGCATTGTTGTATACTTGCAATATTAAGCCAAAAATATAGTTTCTTAACCTTGTCTTCTAATGTTTTTCATTCGGAAAGGCTACTGATGCAGATGACCCAGATTCGACAAACAGTCAAATTGTGTATGGAATCGAGCCAAGCGAGTACAGCGATTACTTCACCATCGACCCTGCCACCGGTGTGCTGACAAACAAAGCTACGCTTGATCGTGAGGCCATGGATCCGAAACTGGACGGGAGGATCGAGCTCATCGTAACTGCTACTGACAAGGGTACTCCCTCATTGTCCAGCACTGTCCCAGTTATCATCAATGTCGAGGTAAATCTTCAGCAGTTTGTAGCAAATTACTGgtgcttctgctgctgccactCCTGGTGAGGATGATAACAGTTTTCTTTTGATGTAATCCAGGATATCAATGACAACGTGCCACAATTTGAAGCCTCCTCTTACACTTTCTCAGTCAAAGAAGGAGTAAAAGGTCAGTATTTACTTTGAAAAGCATATTCAAGTGTTCATTACTGTAAAGCGGGAGCtaaattgtatttttccttCCTATCAGGTGCAAAAGTAGGATCTGTTTACGCTAAGGATTTGGACCAAACAATAGACTACAACCGCATTTCATTTAGCATTAATGGAGGCTTTGGCAGCTTCATCATTCGCTCCTCTGCAGTTGAGCAGGGTTACAGGGGAGAAATCTCTGTGGACCCAGACATTGAGCTCGACTACGAGGGTGAACGCAAGCAATACACACTACAGGTTGTGGCAGCAGATCTGGAGGGTGAGACAGCTTCAGTGACGGTGGAGGTAAACCTGGTGGATGTGAACGATGAGAGGCCCGAGTTCCAGCCAACAGGGCCCTTGACAGTGAAGGAGAACACAACCATCACTGGGGTTGTTGGGCACTTTGTAGGACAAGACAAAGACGGGAACCATTCCCTGATCTATGAGCTAGAATCCATGCAGTGCAGATGCAACGGCTCTTTTACACCCTGCAGCAACTTCATCCTGGATCAGACGGGGGAGATCACAGTCAACCCAGAGAAGGTGCTGGATTATGAACAATGTGACCAAGTGCTTATAGAGGCTCAGGTGGTGGACGAGTATACAGAGAAGGGAGAGAACAACAGTGTCACAACAGGTCAGCAGTGGGTTGTTTAcagataagaaagaaaaaagagcacAAAATGGTCAAATACAGACCTATACACACATCTCATGTCACTTTACTTATCTCTTCTTTCAATTATTGCAGGACAAATAGTGATCAACATTGAAGACATCAACGACAACGCACCAGAATTCATTCACACAAAGGCTACATTTGGTGAGCTTATATTTGAGATTGTATGACTCATGACTCATTAAACTGAAGCCTGTCCACTCATGACCCTCCGACACTGCTCGTATTTGTCTCCCACGTCAACAaaggatgttttatttaatcacattttatttgaataatgttaaaataatgtaaGAATCTCCAGCAACTttccaaaaagaaagaaaaagtttagGATTTGGACAAGATGTCGCACAGTGGTGTAGTGTACAGTTTGCATAGCTTGCTCACACGATTGCACGAGGAAGACGCCCATCAAGCTGTCCAGTGACCCCTTACATCCATCTTGTGACCCCTTATGAGGGTCCTGACCCCCATCTTAGAAACCACTGATCTAAAGGGACATTGTCCTACTCAGCTAAATAATATTCATTGAATAAGTTATACCAGTAactttttttagatttttttatttaaactaaTCTGAACTTTTGAGCTAAATGTTTTGTCAACATTATAACATTTAATGCTGATTTTTCCTCTGTGGATTTTAGTTGTGGTGTCAGAAAGTGCAAGTTTGGGGACACAGGTTGCA
This window of the Pagrus major chromosome 18, Pma_NU_1.0 genome carries:
- the cdhr2 gene encoding cadherin-related family member 2 — translated: MGGITGSMLLCLLCLISLTNANNSPTITNVFYEVCEDVPIDGLAFTIEATDPENDPLTFTLSGPDAGYFRVNANTGDTYVRRRLDREGGGLLKPDVVVSDGANSREAQLTIALNDANDNKPIFTQASYDVSYPENTAVGTSLFKVTATDDDTSNAGVVHYSIDGVTPEAGASLFSIVDKTGVVSLAGPLDYNGLSGFYQLKIKATDGGGKCHFPDIEYFSSIVFAFVTVEDVADLDPQFLGVPYVASVAENSPVDLSVIKVTAIDQDTGVNDAMVYSIEASTAEGSQFKISNDGVISVSSMFDREEIGDTVTLTVKATESRANIHGVFASATASVQINIIDVNDSPPEFYKCEGPENEPVCNIATQFTGVVFEHTTGSIPINMMVKDLDKTRTTQLSLDGADKDLFSVEPASTTSDSIVQLLVKQPDKLDFEKIQQAVVQVIAKDPGIATFVTTATVTITIEDTNDNSPTFQQDTYKLTVPEHTPAGTTIETIIAEDPDTMDQGKITYRLLPDSILLYFDVEPTTGAIYVKNETLLDREVRSLYSATLQARDTSGKPGTTVLEITLTDINDQRPVFNRESYLGFVEEHGNFELKIEATDADDPDSTNSQIVYGIEPSEYSDYFTIDPATGVLTNKATLDREAMDPKLDGRIELIVTATDKGTPSLSSTVPVIINVEDINDNVPQFEASSYTFSVKEGVKGAKVGSVYAKDLDQTIDYNRISFSINGGFGSFIIRSSAVEQGYRGEISVDPDIELDYEGERKQYTLQVVAADLEGETASVTVEVNLVDVNDERPEFQPTGPLTVKENTTITGVVGHFVGQDKDGNHSLIYELESMQCRCNGSFTPCSNFILDQTGEITVNPEKVLDYEQCDQVLIEAQVVDEYTEKGENNSVTTGQIVINIEDINDNAPEFIHTKATFVVVSESASLGTQVAEVTAVDRDSGKNGEINFKVTLVQFEDINNKTTDKKLLFTAVTTQLQGLYVGLIQTTEPLDLTLKGKYLVTVTATDTGGLSASTVLEIVTVDESYKVELEFTTSEAEVERDRDEITRALTSATKAAVQIITIRPDTSESRASGHTIVEAYFIYPNGTALTPVEVETKINAPEHYLVLGQLGLMNVGKAPEPKTETDPVQYILMGMVAGLIIVLAVLTTSLMCTRRNYRRKLKAAKAMNPASMVTYDNQKSGPVVPGTNKYTMEGANPVLNLNIDTTMALDMDEESSDVDKVSLSSLDYTDDMNLPDKETKSGMHVIMEEEDDDRPPPEYIEPLGAALAQLGQKKGSNNAQMGFTNPAFSTTDL